Proteins from a genomic interval of Toxotes jaculatrix isolate fToxJac2 chromosome 5, fToxJac2.pri, whole genome shotgun sequence:
- the LOC121181999 gene encoding copine-8-like: MNMACIGDADPFTAAIPATKVELTVSCRNLLDRDTFSKSDPICVLYTQGIANREWREFGRTEVIDNTLNPDFVRKFILDYFFEERQNLRFDLYDLDCKSDNLSKHDFLGQAFCTLGEIVGSLGSRLEKPLIGIPGKKCGTIIVRAEELSNCRESVMLQFCGNKLDKKDFFGKSDPFLVFYRSNEDGSYTICHKTEVVKNTLDPVWQAFKIPVRALCNGDYDRSIKVEVYDWDRDGGHDFIGEFSTSYREMSRSQSQFHVYEVLNPKKKGKKKKKYQNSGTVTLLSCLVDTELSFLDYIRGGTQINFTVAIDFTASNGNPSQPTSLHYMSPYQLNDYAMALRAVGEIIQDYDSDKMFPALGFGAKLPPDGRVSHEFALNGNPQNPYCNGIEGVMEAYYQSLKSVRLYGPTHFSPVINHVARYASAVTDGSQYFILLIISDGVITDMAQTKESIVNAASLPMSIIIVGVGPAEFDEMIELDGDEERISSQGRYAERDIVQFVPFRDYIDRRGNHILSMARLAKEVLAEIPDQFLSYMRTRGIKPGPLPPPYTPCPPPAIHPLLTRRVSRI; encoded by the exons aaatCTCCTGGACAGAGACACGTTCTCCAAGTCTGATCCCA TTTGTGTGCTGTACACTCAAGGAATAGCCAACAGGGAATGGAGAGAG TTTGGCAGGACAGAAGTCATAGACAACACCCTCAACCCTGACTTTGTTCGCAAATTCATCCTGGATTATTTCTTCGAGGAGAGGCAGAATCTGCGCTTTGACCT GTACGATTTAGACTGCAAGAGCGACAACCTCTCTAAACAC GACTTCCTGGGCCAGGCTTTCTGTACACTGGGTGAAATAGTCGGTTCCCTGGGAAGCCGCTTGGAAAAACCTTTGAT tGGGATCCCAGGGAAGAAATGTGGCACCATCATAGTGAGAGCAGAAGAGCTGAGCAACTGCAGG gagtCGGTGATGCTGCAGTTTTGTGGCAACAAGCTGGATAAGAAAGACTTCTTCGGAAAATCGGATCCTTTCCTCGTCTTTTACCGCAGTAACGAAGACGGATC GTATACCATCTGCCACAAAACAGAAGTGGTGAAGAATACTCTGGATCCAGTGTGGCAGGCTTTTAAAATTCCAGTCAGGGCGCTGTGTAACGGAGACTATGACAG GAGCATTAAGGTGGAGGTGTATGACTGGGACAGAGATGGAGG GCACGACTTTATCGGGGAGTTCAGCACCAGCTACAGAGAAATGTCCAGAAGCCAGTCACAGTTCCACGTCTATGAG GTGCTAAATccaaagaagaaaggaaagaagaagaaaaagtaccAAAACTCAGGAACG GTCACCCTCCTGTCCTGCCTGGTGGACACTGAACTCTCCTTCCTGGACTACATCAGAGGCGG GACTCAGATTAATTTTACAGTGGCAATTGATTTCACGGCATCAAATG GCAACCCGTCCCAGCCCACTTCGCTCCATTACATGAGCCCATACCAGCTGAACGACTACGCCATGGCGCTGAGGGCTGTCGGAGAGATCATCCAGGACTACGACAGCGACAAGATGTTTCCTGCACTGGGCTTCGGTGCCAAGCTTCCCCCAGACGGACGGGTCTCACACGAGTTTGCCCTG aATGGAAATCCACAGAACCCCTACTGCAACGGTATTGAGGGGGTGATGGAGGCCTATTACCAGAGTCTCAAATCCGTGCGTCTCTACGGACCCACCCACTTCTCCCCTGTTATTAACCATGTGGCCAG GTATGCGTCAGCAGTGACAGACGGCTCTCAGTACTTCATCCTGCTCATCATCTCAGACGGCGTGATCACAGACATGGCACAGACTAAGGAGTCTATAGTCAAT GCCGCATCTCTGCCCATGTCAATTATAATAGTTGGGGTTGGACCAGCGGAATTTGATG AAATGATCGAGCTGGACGGAGACGAGGAGAGGATCTCATCCCAAGGACGATACGCCGAGAGGGACATTGTTCAG TTCGTTCCTTTCCGAGACTACATCGACCGGCGAGGAAACCATATCCTCAGCATGGCTCGTCTGGCTAAAGAAGTACTTGCCGAGATCCCTGACCAGTTCCTGTCCTACATGAGGACCAGAGGCATCAAACCTGGGCCGCTGCCTCCTCCTTACACCCCCTGTCCACCACCAGCTATCCACCCCCTTCTCACCAGACGGGTAAGCCGAATTTAA